One Lasioglossum baleicum chromosome 6, iyLasBale1, whole genome shotgun sequence genomic window carries:
- the LOC143210061 gene encoding uncharacterized protein LOC143210061 → MKFTYARLCQSMSANKGKEIAQSEFPLTASCFLLSFCQDGFAQAEHLIMFSRPSRRVSHSQPLLAEATTERVVGVCRHLPCEPKRTLKALSPVPFLCNRKLREDTATLVPALVSAIKVCRAPQLATTRYDQSDCRQTFGIFRDSEPRRKSRGVPTLSRASRTSASASNQLSSPTEPPTREPVIRRSQRERELVSRAFNPERKRQRADRRVVKPRSLNFLFEETLRPLLQRFLPDQRSLFSSDSRDRYQPIDAQRRVI, encoded by the exons ATGAAATTTACGTACGCGAGGCTGTGCCAATCGATGAGCGCGAACAAGGGCAAGGAAATTGCGCAATCGGAATTTCCGTTAACCGCCTCCTGTTTCCTGTTGTCTTTCTGTCAGGACGGTTTTGCACAGGCTGAACATTTGATAATGTTTTCCCGTCCCTCTCGACGTGTTTCACACTCGCAGCCGCTCCTGGCAGAGGCGACAACCGAAAGGGTTGTCGGCGTCTGCCGACACTTACCGTGCGAACCAAAGAGAACGCTGAAAGCTCTGTCCCCTGTCCCGTTCTTGTGCAATCGAAAGCTCCGCGAGGACACAGCGACGCTGGTTCCCGCTTTGGTAAGCGCGATCAAAGTCTGCCGGGCACCGCAGCTTGCGACGACGCGATACGACCAGTCGGATTGCCGCCAAACTTTCGGAATATTCCGTGATTCAGAGCCGCGAAGAAAGTCCCGCGGTGTACCAACACTCTCGCGCGCTTCTCGTACCTCTGCGTCCGCTTCGAACCAACTATCGAGTCCAACTGAGCCGCCGACCAGGGAACCAGTTATACGACG GTCGCAGCGCGAAAGGGAACTCGTTTCGCGAGCGTTCAACCCTGAACGAAAGCGACAGCGAGCGGATCGGAGAGTCGTAAAACCGCGGTCGCTCAACTTCCTCTTCGAGGAGACTCTTCGGCCGCTGCTTCAACGGTTCCTACCAGACCAACGATCTCTTTTCTCCTCTGATTCCCGTGATAGATATCAGCCTATCGACGCACAGCGCCGCGTCATTTGA
- the Lpin gene encoding phosphatidate phosphatase LPIN isoform X3, with translation MYSMNYIGKFISNFRDFYNEINAATLTGAIDVVVVEQPDGSFTCSPFHVRFGKLGVLRSREKVVDIEINGEPRQIHMKLGDSGEAFFVEEIGSDGSPADIEIPPHLACGPIQDDACFPQSRFNVLSKVPREQRDKILLESVLSIEKEKWDQMSALPPDQREQFLIEEFSDLPAERREKWLETASLTAEERDKMFKENFGNISTFQKQQLIREQYSALGNEDKDRLFKENFPELPVEQRHKFEIALLSDWKDKEEEKQESLKNVEEIFDMEGMNEVEARPVTASTPKSFVAVTSSDRIRKISVVKNDFRPITDDVQSSAKEKSSDESNSSLSKKNSKDETVEENKSNNSTKRKRKRKSIMRKKGSHRKASNGSSSQTEVSENDVSIQDDPVVEPMLKGPSPVPEMEKKSTPPAEPSAPMQEPSETRPETDFHFFSDTEVTKNQDSRPCSPIQSDTEFEMRKITQDNTVGEDLQQSWKWGELPSLTETAHASHRNSLNSSNAVNQPNNTEAHRSMLSGMFSFMKKTSRVRHNPESEGIYLRDINADELDLEVAALYFPSSHRGPTAVKVDGGTAALQPPEQLIESKESTPGDETSSRDVDQITEAVSVIEMGKESDKAATGCVEVEKNREREGEGYSGSEDSDSNQNKSQGVKIPKERRPYYESTDKYRKTLRLSSVQIASLNLKYGANEVVFSVTTAYQGTTRCKCHIYKWRWDDKIVISDIDGTITKSDVLGHILPIVGKDWAQSGVAQLFTKIKNNGYKLLYLSARAIGQARVTREYLASIKQGDLSLPEGPLLLNPTSLISAFHREVIEKKPEEFKISCLSDIQALFPEGSKPFYAGYGNRINDVWAYRAVGIPTMRIFTINHRGELKHELTQTFQSSYSNMSYIVDHLFPAWRVDAADEFSNFAYWRDPIPELASLEELYAQTRTVY, from the exons ATGTATAGCATGAACTATATTGGTAAGTTTATTAGTAATTTTCGagacttttacaatgaaatcaACGCGGCGACGCTCACCGGTGCcatcgacgtcgtcgtcgtcgagcaGCCCGATGGATCGTTCACCTGTTCGCCCTTTCACGTGCGTTTCGGAAAACTGGGTGTTCTCCGCTCCAGGGAGAAAGTG GTGGACATAGAGATCAACGGAGAACCGAGGCAGATTCACATGAAGCTGGGAGACTCCGGAGAAGCTTTCTTCGTGGAAGAAATTGGCTCCGATGGATCTCCAGCCGACATAGAGATTCCACCTCACTTGGCCTGCGGCCCCATTCAAGACGATGCATGTTTCCCGCAATCCAGATTCAACGTTCTCTCCAAAGtgcctcgagaacaaagagacaaGATTCTGCTAGAATCGGTTCTGTCTATAGAGAAAGAGAAGTGGGATCAGATGTCCGCTTTACCTCCGGACCAACGGGAACAGTTTCTCATCGAAGAGTTCTCCGATCTTCCTGCAGAGCGCAGAGAAAAGTGGCTCGAAACAGCTTCTTTGACAGCGGAGGAAAGAGACAAGATGTTCAAAGAGAATTTTGGCAATATATCCACCTTTCAAAAACAGCAGTTGATTCGTGAACAATACTCCGCTCTGGGAAACGAAGACAAGGACAGATTGTTCAAGGAAAACTTCCCAGAGTTACCGGTCGAACAGAGGCACAAGTTTGAGATAGCGTTGTTGAGCGACTGGAAAGACAAGGAAGAGGAGAAGCAAGAGTCACTGAAGAATGTTGAAGAAATCTTTGACATGGAAGGTATGAACGAGGTCGAGGCTCGTCCAGTTACCGCGTCGACTCCCAAGTCGTTCGTCGCTGTGACTTCCTCGGATAGGATTCGCAAGATTAGCGTAGTGAAGAACGACTTCAGACCGATCACGGACGACGTACAGAGCAGCGCGAAAGAGAAGTCCAGCGACGAGTCGAACTCGTCGTTGAGCAAGAAAAACTCGAAGGATGAAACGGTCGAGGAAAACAAGAGTAACAATTCCACGAAAAGGAAGCGGAAAAGGAAGAGCATCATGAGGAAGAAGGGATCCCACAGGAAGGCTAGCAACGGCAGCAGCAGTCAAACGGAAGTTAGCGAGAACGACGTGTCCATTCAGGACGACCCTGTCGTCGAACCG ATGTTGAAGGGACCGAGCCCGGTTCCGGAAATGGAGAAGAAGAGCACGCCGCCTGCCGAGCCTTCCGCCCCGATGCAAGAGCCGTCTGAAACTCGGCCGGAGACGGACTTCCATTTCTTCAGTGACACCGAGGTTACCAA GAATCAGGACTCCAGACCATGTTCGCCGATCCAGTCCGACACGGAGTTCGAAATGCGAAAGATCACGCAAGACAACACGGTAGGAGAGGATCTTCAGCAGAGTTGGAAATGGGGCGAGCTGCCGAGTCTCACAGAAACGGCGCACGCGTCCCACAGAAATTCATTGAACTCGTCGAACGCGGTTAATCAGCCAAACAACA cagaagcacatcgCTCCATGCTCAGCGGAATGTTCTCCTTCATGAAGAAGACTTCTCGCGTGAGACACAACCCGGAATCCGAAGGAATTTATTTGCGCGACATAAACGCCGACGAACTGGACCTTGAAGTCGCGGCGCTCTACTTCCCTTCTTCTCACAGAGGCCCGACTGCCGTGAAAG TCGACGGAGGAACAGCCGCTCTACAACCACCGGAGCAATTGATCGAATCCAAGGAGAGTACACCTGGCGACGAAACATCGTCTAGAGATGTCGATCAAATCACGGAGGCTGTGTCCGTGATCGAGATGGGGAAAGAAAGCGACAAAGCCGCGACAGGTTGCGTCGAAGTCGAGAAAAACCGGGAAAGGGAGGGCGAAGGTTACAGCGGCAGCGAAGACTCCGATAGCAATCAGAATAAATCTCAGGGCGTTAAAATACCTAAGGAACGAAGACCTTATTACGAATCCACCGACAAGTATCGTAAAACTTTGAGACTGTCGTCTGTCCAAATA GCAAGTCTTAATTTAAAATACGGGGCCAACGAAGTCGTTTTCAGCGTGACCACGGCTTACCAAGGAACGACCCGTTGCAAGTGTCATATTTACAAATGGAGATGGGACGACAAAATCGTCATCTCCGACATCGACGGGACTATTACGAAGTCAGATGTCCTGGGTCACATTTTGCCGATCGTTGGCAAGGACTGGGCTCAATCGGGAGTTGCTCAATTATTCACGAAAATTAAGAATAACGGCTATAAGCTGCTCTATCTCTCGGCAAGAGCGATCGGCCAGGCCAGAGTCACCAGGGAATATCTGGCGAGCATCAAGCAGGGCGATCTATCGTTACCCGAGGGTCCGCTCCTCCTCAATCCGACGAGCTTGATTTCAGCATTCCACCGCGAGGTTATCGAGAAGAAACCCGAAGAGTTTAAAATATCCTGCCTTAGCGATATTCAAGCGTTGTTCCCAGAAGGCTCGAAGCCGTTCTACGCTGGCTACGGAAATCGAATCAAT GATGTATGGGCGTACCGGGCTGTCGGAATTCCTACTATGCGAATATTCACTATAAACCACAGAGGTGAATTAAAGCACGAATTAACGCAGACATTCCAATCCTC gTACTCGAACATGAGCTACATAGTCGACCATTTATTCCCAGCGTGGAGGGTAGACGCCGCTGACGAGTTCAGCAATTTCGCGTACTGGCGAGACCCGATACCGGAACTGGCGTCGCTGGAGGAACTTTATGCTCAAACTCGGACTGTCTACTAA
- the Lpin gene encoding phosphatidate phosphatase LPIN isoform X2 yields MYSMNYIGKFISNFRDFYNEINAATLTGAIDVVVVEQPDGSFTCSPFHVRFGKLGVLRSREKVVDIEINGEPRQIHMKLGDSGEAFFVEEIGSDGSPADIEIPPHLACGPIQDDACFPQSRFNVLSKVPREQRDKILLESVLSIEKEKWDQMSALPPDQREQFLIEEFSDLPAERREKWLETASLTAEERDKMFKENFGNISTFQKQQLIREQYSALGNEDKDRLFKENFPELPVEQRHKFEIALLSDWKDKEEEKQESLKNVEEIFDMEGMNEVEARPVTASTPKSFVAVTSSDRIRKISVVKNDFRPITDDVQSSAKEKSSDESNSSLSKKNSKDETVEENKSNNSTKRKRKRKSIMRKKGSHRKASNGSSSQTEVSENDVSIQDDPVVEPMLKGPSPVPEMEKKSTPPAEPSAPMQEPSETRPETDFHFFSDTEVTKNQDSRPCSPIQSDTEFEMRKITQDNTVGEDLQQSWKWGELPSLTETAHASHRNSLNSSNAVNQPNNKAHRSMLSGMFSFMKKTSRVRHNPESEGIYLRDINADELDLEVAALYFPSSHRGPTAVKDRKAVDEEDTESGNGPSLPQSPNSVMGAIGRPKSLDSDFEEPKHTIFDNSMDVSLSLCGGLDSENGPSKETFHQNLLQFEDICSDPKLYENPNLVVKINGKFYNWTTACPIVITYAAFQRHLPQTTIKNLYAQCMPLPVHEEKKQENNGKPESRSGYSSWFSWRRSTQPSKKPQELSQVDGGTAALQPPEQLIESKESTPGDETSSRDVDQITEAVSVIEMGKESDKAATGCVEVEKNREREGEGYSGSEDSDSNQNKSQGVKIPKERRPYYESTDKYRKTLRLSSVQIASLNLKYGANEVVFSVTTAYQGTTRCKCHIYKWRWDDKIVISDIDGTITKSDVLGHILPIVGKDWAQSGVAQLFTKIKNNGYKLLYLSARAIGQARVTREYLASIKQGDLSLPEGPLLLNPTSLISAFHREVIEKKPEEFKISCLSDIQALFPEGSKPFYAGYGNRINDVWAYRAVGIPTMRIFTINHRGELKHELTQTFQSSYSNMSYIVDHLFPAWRVDAADEFSNFAYWRDPIPELASLEELYAQTRTVY; encoded by the exons ATGTATAGCATGAACTATATTGGTAAGTTTATTAGTAATTTTCGagacttttacaatgaaatcaACGCGGCGACGCTCACCGGTGCcatcgacgtcgtcgtcgtcgagcaGCCCGATGGATCGTTCACCTGTTCGCCCTTTCACGTGCGTTTCGGAAAACTGGGTGTTCTCCGCTCCAGGGAGAAAGTG GTGGACATAGAGATCAACGGAGAACCGAGGCAGATTCACATGAAGCTGGGAGACTCCGGAGAAGCTTTCTTCGTGGAAGAAATTGGCTCCGATGGATCTCCAGCCGACATAGAGATTCCACCTCACTTGGCCTGCGGCCCCATTCAAGACGATGCATGTTTCCCGCAATCCAGATTCAACGTTCTCTCCAAAGtgcctcgagaacaaagagacaaGATTCTGCTAGAATCGGTTCTGTCTATAGAGAAAGAGAAGTGGGATCAGATGTCCGCTTTACCTCCGGACCAACGGGAACAGTTTCTCATCGAAGAGTTCTCCGATCTTCCTGCAGAGCGCAGAGAAAAGTGGCTCGAAACAGCTTCTTTGACAGCGGAGGAAAGAGACAAGATGTTCAAAGAGAATTTTGGCAATATATCCACCTTTCAAAAACAGCAGTTGATTCGTGAACAATACTCCGCTCTGGGAAACGAAGACAAGGACAGATTGTTCAAGGAAAACTTCCCAGAGTTACCGGTCGAACAGAGGCACAAGTTTGAGATAGCGTTGTTGAGCGACTGGAAAGACAAGGAAGAGGAGAAGCAAGAGTCACTGAAGAATGTTGAAGAAATCTTTGACATGGAAGGTATGAACGAGGTCGAGGCTCGTCCAGTTACCGCGTCGACTCCCAAGTCGTTCGTCGCTGTGACTTCCTCGGATAGGATTCGCAAGATTAGCGTAGTGAAGAACGACTTCAGACCGATCACGGACGACGTACAGAGCAGCGCGAAAGAGAAGTCCAGCGACGAGTCGAACTCGTCGTTGAGCAAGAAAAACTCGAAGGATGAAACGGTCGAGGAAAACAAGAGTAACAATTCCACGAAAAGGAAGCGGAAAAGGAAGAGCATCATGAGGAAGAAGGGATCCCACAGGAAGGCTAGCAACGGCAGCAGCAGTCAAACGGAAGTTAGCGAGAACGACGTGTCCATTCAGGACGACCCTGTCGTCGAACCG ATGTTGAAGGGACCGAGCCCGGTTCCGGAAATGGAGAAGAAGAGCACGCCGCCTGCCGAGCCTTCCGCCCCGATGCAAGAGCCGTCTGAAACTCGGCCGGAGACGGACTTCCATTTCTTCAGTGACACCGAGGTTACCAA GAATCAGGACTCCAGACCATGTTCGCCGATCCAGTCCGACACGGAGTTCGAAATGCGAAAGATCACGCAAGACAACACGGTAGGAGAGGATCTTCAGCAGAGTTGGAAATGGGGCGAGCTGCCGAGTCTCACAGAAACGGCGCACGCGTCCCACAGAAATTCATTGAACTCGTCGAACGCGGTTAATCAGCCAAACAACA aagcacatcgCTCCATGCTCAGCGGAATGTTCTCCTTCATGAAGAAGACTTCTCGCGTGAGACACAACCCGGAATCCGAAGGAATTTATTTGCGCGACATAAACGCCGACGAACTGGACCTTGAAGTCGCGGCGCTCTACTTCCCTTCTTCTCACAGAGGCCCGACTGCCGTGAAAG ACAGAAAAGCCGTGGACGAGGAAGACACCGAATCGGGCAATGGACCGAGTTTACCCCAAAGCCCGAACAGCGTAATGGGAGCCATCGGAAGGCCAAAATCGCTGGACAGCGATTTCGAGGAACCGAAGCATACGATATTCGACAACAGCATGGACGTCAGCTTATCGTTGTGCGGCGGTTTGGACTCCGAGAACGGTCCTTCCAAGGAAACTTTCCATCAGAACTTGCTCCAGTTCGAGGACATATGCTCCGATCCGAAATTATACGAGAATCCGAATCTAGTCGTAAAGATCAATGGAAAGTTTTACAATTGGACTACAGCTTGCCCAATTGTGATAACATACGCTGCTTTCCAAAGACACTTACCGCAAACTACAATAAAAAATCTGTACGCCCAATGCATGCCTCTGCCGGTGCACGAAGAAAAGAAGCAAGAAAACAATGGCAAGCCCGAAAGTCGCAGCGGTTATAGTTCCTGGTTCTCGTGGAGACGTTCCACGCAACCGTCGAAAAAGCCTCAAGAGCTTAGTCAAG TCGACGGAGGAACAGCCGCTCTACAACCACCGGAGCAATTGATCGAATCCAAGGAGAGTACACCTGGCGACGAAACATCGTCTAGAGATGTCGATCAAATCACGGAGGCTGTGTCCGTGATCGAGATGGGGAAAGAAAGCGACAAAGCCGCGACAGGTTGCGTCGAAGTCGAGAAAAACCGGGAAAGGGAGGGCGAAGGTTACAGCGGCAGCGAAGACTCCGATAGCAATCAGAATAAATCTCAGGGCGTTAAAATACCTAAGGAACGAAGACCTTATTACGAATCCACCGACAAGTATCGTAAAACTTTGAGACTGTCGTCTGTCCAAATA GCAAGTCTTAATTTAAAATACGGGGCCAACGAAGTCGTTTTCAGCGTGACCACGGCTTACCAAGGAACGACCCGTTGCAAGTGTCATATTTACAAATGGAGATGGGACGACAAAATCGTCATCTCCGACATCGACGGGACTATTACGAAGTCAGATGTCCTGGGTCACATTTTGCCGATCGTTGGCAAGGACTGGGCTCAATCGGGAGTTGCTCAATTATTCACGAAAATTAAGAATAACGGCTATAAGCTGCTCTATCTCTCGGCAAGAGCGATCGGCCAGGCCAGAGTCACCAGGGAATATCTGGCGAGCATCAAGCAGGGCGATCTATCGTTACCCGAGGGTCCGCTCCTCCTCAATCCGACGAGCTTGATTTCAGCATTCCACCGCGAGGTTATCGAGAAGAAACCCGAAGAGTTTAAAATATCCTGCCTTAGCGATATTCAAGCGTTGTTCCCAGAAGGCTCGAAGCCGTTCTACGCTGGCTACGGAAATCGAATCAAT GATGTATGGGCGTACCGGGCTGTCGGAATTCCTACTATGCGAATATTCACTATAAACCACAGAGGTGAATTAAAGCACGAATTAACGCAGACATTCCAATCCTC gTACTCGAACATGAGCTACATAGTCGACCATTTATTCCCAGCGTGGAGGGTAGACGCCGCTGACGAGTTCAGCAATTTCGCGTACTGGCGAGACCCGATACCGGAACTGGCGTCGCTGGAGGAACTTTATGCTCAAACTCGGACTGTCTACTAA
- the Rplp0-like gene encoding ribosomal protein LP0-like translates to MPKSKRDKKISLTKTSKKGLVLKQQIVEDVRNCVERYTKIFLISVDNMRNNKLKDLRGEWKDSRFFFGKNKIIALALGKSPENEVAEGLHKLSAALRGQCGLLFTNRPKKQVLEWMESYEEADHARSGFVVNETVVLSEGPMPEFPHSIEPHLRQLGMPTALQKGVVTLIKEYTVCKKGQTLTPEQARILKLLDRPLATFKLTPLGVFSKKHGYKQLVEDYPKENEVEESMDVEETEETDDT, encoded by the exons ATGCCCAAGTCGAAAAGGGATAAGAAAA tATCTCTCACAAAAACGAGCAAGAAAGGTCTCGTGTTGAAGCAACAAATCGTCGAAGATGTTCGAAACTGCGTCGAAAGgtatacaaaaatattcctcatatcTGTGGACAACATGCGCAACAACAAGCTGAAAGACTTGAGAGGAGAATGGAAGGACAGTCGATTTTTCTTCGGTAAAAACAAAATCATAGCTTTGGCGTTGGGAAAATCGCCGGAGAACGAAGTTGCTGAAGGGTTGCACAAATTATCTGCAGCGTTACGAGGCCAATGTGGTCTGCTGTTTACGAACAGACCTAAAAAGCAG GTGTTAGAATGGATGGAATCCTACGAAGAAGCGGACCACGCCAGATCTGGATTTGTGGTGAATGAGACCGTAGTGTTATCCGAAGGACCTATGCCAGAATTTCCACACAGCATAGAGCCTCATTTGAGGCAACTGGGAATGCCTACAGCTTTGCAAAAAGGTGTGGTTACGTTGATCAAAGAATATACTGTTTGTAAGAAAGGTCAAACGTTAACCCCGGAACAAGCAAGAATTTTG AAATTACTCGATAGACCATTGGCTACTTTTAAATTGACACCGTTGGGAGTGTTTTCAAAGAAACACGGGTACAAGCAGTTGGTCGAAGACTATCCTAAAGAAAACGAAGTAGAGGAATCTATGGATGTGGAAGAGACCGAAGAAACGGATGACACGTGA
- the Lpin gene encoding phosphatidate phosphatase LPIN isoform X1 yields the protein MYSMNYIGKFISNFRDFYNEINAATLTGAIDVVVVEQPDGSFTCSPFHVRFGKLGVLRSREKVVDIEINGEPRQIHMKLGDSGEAFFVEEIGSDGSPADIEIPPHLACGPIQDDACFPQSRFNVLSKVPREQRDKILLESVLSIEKEKWDQMSALPPDQREQFLIEEFSDLPAERREKWLETASLTAEERDKMFKENFGNISTFQKQQLIREQYSALGNEDKDRLFKENFPELPVEQRHKFEIALLSDWKDKEEEKQESLKNVEEIFDMEGMNEVEARPVTASTPKSFVAVTSSDRIRKISVVKNDFRPITDDVQSSAKEKSSDESNSSLSKKNSKDETVEENKSNNSTKRKRKRKSIMRKKGSHRKASNGSSSQTEVSENDVSIQDDPVVEPMLKGPSPVPEMEKKSTPPAEPSAPMQEPSETRPETDFHFFSDTEVTKNQDSRPCSPIQSDTEFEMRKITQDNTVGEDLQQSWKWGELPSLTETAHASHRNSLNSSNAVNQPNNTEAHRSMLSGMFSFMKKTSRVRHNPESEGIYLRDINADELDLEVAALYFPSSHRGPTAVKDRKAVDEEDTESGNGPSLPQSPNSVMGAIGRPKSLDSDFEEPKHTIFDNSMDVSLSLCGGLDSENGPSKETFHQNLLQFEDICSDPKLYENPNLVVKINGKFYNWTTACPIVITYAAFQRHLPQTTIKNLYAQCMPLPVHEEKKQENNGKPESRSGYSSWFSWRRSTQPSKKPQELSQVDGGTAALQPPEQLIESKESTPGDETSSRDVDQITEAVSVIEMGKESDKAATGCVEVEKNREREGEGYSGSEDSDSNQNKSQGVKIPKERRPYYESTDKYRKTLRLSSVQIASLNLKYGANEVVFSVTTAYQGTTRCKCHIYKWRWDDKIVISDIDGTITKSDVLGHILPIVGKDWAQSGVAQLFTKIKNNGYKLLYLSARAIGQARVTREYLASIKQGDLSLPEGPLLLNPTSLISAFHREVIEKKPEEFKISCLSDIQALFPEGSKPFYAGYGNRINDVWAYRAVGIPTMRIFTINHRGELKHELTQTFQSSYSNMSYIVDHLFPAWRVDAADEFSNFAYWRDPIPELASLEELYAQTRTVY from the exons ATGTATAGCATGAACTATATTGGTAAGTTTATTAGTAATTTTCGagacttttacaatgaaatcaACGCGGCGACGCTCACCGGTGCcatcgacgtcgtcgtcgtcgagcaGCCCGATGGATCGTTCACCTGTTCGCCCTTTCACGTGCGTTTCGGAAAACTGGGTGTTCTCCGCTCCAGGGAGAAAGTG GTGGACATAGAGATCAACGGAGAACCGAGGCAGATTCACATGAAGCTGGGAGACTCCGGAGAAGCTTTCTTCGTGGAAGAAATTGGCTCCGATGGATCTCCAGCCGACATAGAGATTCCACCTCACTTGGCCTGCGGCCCCATTCAAGACGATGCATGTTTCCCGCAATCCAGATTCAACGTTCTCTCCAAAGtgcctcgagaacaaagagacaaGATTCTGCTAGAATCGGTTCTGTCTATAGAGAAAGAGAAGTGGGATCAGATGTCCGCTTTACCTCCGGACCAACGGGAACAGTTTCTCATCGAAGAGTTCTCCGATCTTCCTGCAGAGCGCAGAGAAAAGTGGCTCGAAACAGCTTCTTTGACAGCGGAGGAAAGAGACAAGATGTTCAAAGAGAATTTTGGCAATATATCCACCTTTCAAAAACAGCAGTTGATTCGTGAACAATACTCCGCTCTGGGAAACGAAGACAAGGACAGATTGTTCAAGGAAAACTTCCCAGAGTTACCGGTCGAACAGAGGCACAAGTTTGAGATAGCGTTGTTGAGCGACTGGAAAGACAAGGAAGAGGAGAAGCAAGAGTCACTGAAGAATGTTGAAGAAATCTTTGACATGGAAGGTATGAACGAGGTCGAGGCTCGTCCAGTTACCGCGTCGACTCCCAAGTCGTTCGTCGCTGTGACTTCCTCGGATAGGATTCGCAAGATTAGCGTAGTGAAGAACGACTTCAGACCGATCACGGACGACGTACAGAGCAGCGCGAAAGAGAAGTCCAGCGACGAGTCGAACTCGTCGTTGAGCAAGAAAAACTCGAAGGATGAAACGGTCGAGGAAAACAAGAGTAACAATTCCACGAAAAGGAAGCGGAAAAGGAAGAGCATCATGAGGAAGAAGGGATCCCACAGGAAGGCTAGCAACGGCAGCAGCAGTCAAACGGAAGTTAGCGAGAACGACGTGTCCATTCAGGACGACCCTGTCGTCGAACCG ATGTTGAAGGGACCGAGCCCGGTTCCGGAAATGGAGAAGAAGAGCACGCCGCCTGCCGAGCCTTCCGCCCCGATGCAAGAGCCGTCTGAAACTCGGCCGGAGACGGACTTCCATTTCTTCAGTGACACCGAGGTTACCAA GAATCAGGACTCCAGACCATGTTCGCCGATCCAGTCCGACACGGAGTTCGAAATGCGAAAGATCACGCAAGACAACACGGTAGGAGAGGATCTTCAGCAGAGTTGGAAATGGGGCGAGCTGCCGAGTCTCACAGAAACGGCGCACGCGTCCCACAGAAATTCATTGAACTCGTCGAACGCGGTTAATCAGCCAAACAACA cagaagcacatcgCTCCATGCTCAGCGGAATGTTCTCCTTCATGAAGAAGACTTCTCGCGTGAGACACAACCCGGAATCCGAAGGAATTTATTTGCGCGACATAAACGCCGACGAACTGGACCTTGAAGTCGCGGCGCTCTACTTCCCTTCTTCTCACAGAGGCCCGACTGCCGTGAAAG ACAGAAAAGCCGTGGACGAGGAAGACACCGAATCGGGCAATGGACCGAGTTTACCCCAAAGCCCGAACAGCGTAATGGGAGCCATCGGAAGGCCAAAATCGCTGGACAGCGATTTCGAGGAACCGAAGCATACGATATTCGACAACAGCATGGACGTCAGCTTATCGTTGTGCGGCGGTTTGGACTCCGAGAACGGTCCTTCCAAGGAAACTTTCCATCAGAACTTGCTCCAGTTCGAGGACATATGCTCCGATCCGAAATTATACGAGAATCCGAATCTAGTCGTAAAGATCAATGGAAAGTTTTACAATTGGACTACAGCTTGCCCAATTGTGATAACATACGCTGCTTTCCAAAGACACTTACCGCAAACTACAATAAAAAATCTGTACGCCCAATGCATGCCTCTGCCGGTGCACGAAGAAAAGAAGCAAGAAAACAATGGCAAGCCCGAAAGTCGCAGCGGTTATAGTTCCTGGTTCTCGTGGAGACGTTCCACGCAACCGTCGAAAAAGCCTCAAGAGCTTAGTCAAG TCGACGGAGGAACAGCCGCTCTACAACCACCGGAGCAATTGATCGAATCCAAGGAGAGTACACCTGGCGACGAAACATCGTCTAGAGATGTCGATCAAATCACGGAGGCTGTGTCCGTGATCGAGATGGGGAAAGAAAGCGACAAAGCCGCGACAGGTTGCGTCGAAGTCGAGAAAAACCGGGAAAGGGAGGGCGAAGGTTACAGCGGCAGCGAAGACTCCGATAGCAATCAGAATAAATCTCAGGGCGTTAAAATACCTAAGGAACGAAGACCTTATTACGAATCCACCGACAAGTATCGTAAAACTTTGAGACTGTCGTCTGTCCAAATA GCAAGTCTTAATTTAAAATACGGGGCCAACGAAGTCGTTTTCAGCGTGACCACGGCTTACCAAGGAACGACCCGTTGCAAGTGTCATATTTACAAATGGAGATGGGACGACAAAATCGTCATCTCCGACATCGACGGGACTATTACGAAGTCAGATGTCCTGGGTCACATTTTGCCGATCGTTGGCAAGGACTGGGCTCAATCGGGAGTTGCTCAATTATTCACGAAAATTAAGAATAACGGCTATAAGCTGCTCTATCTCTCGGCAAGAGCGATCGGCCAGGCCAGAGTCACCAGGGAATATCTGGCGAGCATCAAGCAGGGCGATCTATCGTTACCCGAGGGTCCGCTCCTCCTCAATCCGACGAGCTTGATTTCAGCATTCCACCGCGAGGTTATCGAGAAGAAACCCGAAGAGTTTAAAATATCCTGCCTTAGCGATATTCAAGCGTTGTTCCCAGAAGGCTCGAAGCCGTTCTACGCTGGCTACGGAAATCGAATCAAT GATGTATGGGCGTACCGGGCTGTCGGAATTCCTACTATGCGAATATTCACTATAAACCACAGAGGTGAATTAAAGCACGAATTAACGCAGACATTCCAATCCTC gTACTCGAACATGAGCTACATAGTCGACCATTTATTCCCAGCGTGGAGGGTAGACGCCGCTGACGAGTTCAGCAATTTCGCGTACTGGCGAGACCCGATACCGGAACTGGCGTCGCTGGAGGAACTTTATGCTCAAACTCGGACTGTCTACTAA